A region of Nocardioides sp. JS614 DNA encodes the following proteins:
- a CDS encoding thioredoxin domain-containing protein, whose product MVNRLATATSPYLLQHAQNPVDWWEWGPEAFEEARRRGVPVLLSVGYAACHWCHVMAHESFEDEATAAYLNEHFVSVKVDREERPDVDAVYMQATTSMTGHGGWPMTVVLDHEGSPFFAGTYFPDRPRHGQPAFRQVLEALADAWQNRSDEVRRVAANLREHLSSTSLATAGAPITRAVLDGAVRTLALEYDADAAGFGGAPKFPPSMVLEFLRRHGEREMLGATLEAMARGGIHDQLGGGFARYSVDTDWVVPHFEKMLYDNALLLRVYAEWDTPVGVWAAEGIADFLLGELRTPEGGFASALDADSEGAEGTYYVWTPAQLTEVLGPEDGPWAARLLGVTDAGTFEHGTSTLQLRQDPDDLDRWFDCQRRLREARSHRERPARDDKVVAAWNGLAISGLCRAGALIGLPEYVAAATAAGQLLWRVHLVDGRLRRVSRDGVVGAPAGVLEDNGCVAAGFLDLLQATGDAVWLERAGAILELALTHFAAEDGGFFDTADDAEALVARPRDPSDNASPSGLASMVHALSTYAALTGSGRHRDAAEAALASVATLAERAPRFAGWSLAAAESMLDGPVEIAIVGDWSEQRDQLEARARREPGAVVVVADRADEAIPLLAGRTPVDGRAAAYVCRHLVCERPVSTVEELDEALSR is encoded by the coding sequence ATGGTGAATCGTCTGGCAACCGCGACGAGCCCATACCTGCTCCAACACGCTCAGAATCCGGTGGATTGGTGGGAGTGGGGGCCGGAGGCGTTCGAGGAGGCCCGTCGGCGCGGCGTCCCGGTCCTGCTCAGCGTCGGCTACGCCGCGTGCCACTGGTGCCACGTGATGGCGCACGAGTCCTTCGAGGACGAGGCGACCGCGGCGTACCTCAACGAGCACTTCGTGAGCGTCAAGGTGGACCGCGAGGAGCGGCCCGACGTGGATGCGGTCTACATGCAGGCGACCACGTCGATGACCGGGCACGGCGGCTGGCCGATGACGGTGGTGCTGGACCACGAGGGCAGCCCGTTCTTCGCCGGCACCTACTTCCCGGACCGGCCGCGGCACGGGCAGCCCGCGTTCCGCCAGGTGCTGGAGGCGCTGGCCGACGCGTGGCAGAACCGATCCGACGAGGTGCGCCGGGTGGCGGCGAACCTGCGCGAGCACCTGTCGTCCACCAGCCTGGCCACGGCGGGCGCGCCGATCACGCGGGCGGTCCTCGACGGCGCGGTGCGCACGCTCGCGCTGGAGTACGACGCGGACGCGGCGGGGTTCGGCGGCGCGCCGAAGTTCCCGCCGTCGATGGTGCTCGAGTTCCTCCGGCGGCACGGCGAGCGCGAGATGCTCGGCGCGACCCTGGAGGCGATGGCCCGCGGCGGCATCCACGACCAGCTCGGCGGCGGCTTCGCGCGCTACAGCGTCGACACGGACTGGGTGGTGCCGCACTTCGAGAAGATGCTCTACGACAACGCCCTGCTGCTGCGGGTGTACGCCGAGTGGGACACCCCGGTCGGGGTCTGGGCCGCCGAGGGGATCGCCGACTTCCTGCTCGGCGAGCTCCGCACGCCGGAGGGCGGCTTCGCCTCGGCGCTCGACGCCGACTCCGAGGGCGCCGAGGGCACCTACTACGTCTGGACCCCCGCTCAGCTGACCGAGGTGCTGGGGCCCGAGGACGGTCCGTGGGCGGCCCGGCTGCTCGGCGTGACCGACGCCGGCACCTTCGAGCACGGCACCTCGACCCTCCAGCTGCGGCAGGACCCCGACGACCTCGACCGCTGGTTCGACTGCCAGCGCCGGCTGCGCGAGGCGCGGTCGCACCGCGAGCGACCGGCTCGCGACGACAAGGTCGTGGCTGCCTGGAATGGCCTGGCGATCAGCGGCCTGTGCCGGGCCGGCGCCCTGATCGGACTCCCGGAGTACGTCGCCGCGGCGACCGCCGCGGGCCAGCTCCTCTGGCGGGTCCACCTGGTCGACGGCCGGCTGCGGCGGGTCTCCCGCGACGGCGTGGTCGGCGCGCCCGCCGGCGTGCTGGAGGACAACGGCTGCGTCGCGGCCGGCTTCCTCGACCTGCTCCAGGCCACCGGCGACGCCGTGTGGCTGGAGCGCGCGGGCGCCATCCTGGAGCTCGCGCTCACCCACTTCGCCGCCGAGGACGGCGGCTTCTTCGACACCGCCGACGACGCGGAGGCCCTGGTCGCCCGGCCGCGCGACCCCTCCGACAACGCCAGCCCCTCGGGCCTCGCCTCGATGGTGCACGCGCTGTCGACGTACGCCGCGCTCACCGGCTCGGGCCGCCACCGCGACGCGGCCGAGGCGGCGCTGGCCTCGGTCGCCACCCTCGCGGAGCGGGCGCCCCGCTTCGCCGGCTGGTCGCTCGCCGCCGCCGAGTCGATGCTCGACGGGCCGGTGGAGATCGCGATCGTCGGCGACTGGTCCGAGCAGCGCGACCAGCTCGAGGCACGGGCCCGGCGGGAGCCCGGGGCCGTCGTCGTGGTCGCGGACCGGGCCGACGAGGCGATCCCGCTGTTGGCCGGGCGCACGCCGGTGGACGGTCGCGCGGCGGCGTACGTGTGCCGCCACCTGGTGTGTGAGCGCCCGGTCAGCACCGTCGAGGAGCTGGACGAGGCCCTGTCCCGCTGA